Proteins from a single region of Paraglaciecola sp. T6c:
- the cysQ gene encoding 3'(2'),5'-bisphosphate nucleotidase CysQ gives MLDSKLIDSITHIAHQAGDAIMDIYQRDFAVYEKSDESPLTEADLAAHNCIVKGLQAVSDLPILSEESANIPWSERQTWDQYWLVDPLDGTKEFIKKNGEFTVNIALIDNGEPVFGVVFAPVLKQTYVGIVGQGAYKLEGDSRTAITPKMKSDDEEWRVVGSRSHQSPDIQALLAKLGGEPELVAMGSSLKLCLVAEGAAHLYPRLGPTSEWDTGAADAVVRAAGGKVTIIESAANVFDEHAKPLSYNQKESVLNPYFLVSC, from the coding sequence ATGCTCGATAGCAAATTGATAGACAGTATTACCCATATTGCACACCAAGCGGGTGATGCAATAATGGATATATATCAGCGTGATTTTGCGGTATATGAAAAGTCTGACGAAAGCCCTTTAACAGAAGCTGATTTAGCTGCCCACAATTGCATTGTCAAAGGCTTACAAGCCGTATCTGATCTACCTATTTTGTCAGAAGAATCTGCTAACATACCTTGGTCTGAACGCCAGACATGGGATCAGTATTGGTTAGTAGACCCCCTTGATGGCACAAAAGAGTTTATAAAAAAGAATGGCGAGTTTACAGTCAACATTGCATTAATTGATAACGGTGAACCCGTCTTTGGTGTCGTTTTTGCCCCCGTACTAAAGCAAACCTATGTCGGTATTGTGGGCCAAGGCGCTTATAAGCTAGAAGGTGATAGCCGTACAGCGATTACCCCTAAAATGAAGAGCGATGACGAAGAGTGGCGCGTGGTAGGCAGTCGCTCACATCAAAGTCCTGACATTCAAGCGCTACTTGCCAAACTTGGTGGAGAGCCTGAGCTTGTGGCAATGGGCAGTTCGTTAAAATTATGCTTAGTTGCTGAAGGTGCAGCGCATTTATACCCTCGCTTAGGCCCTACGTCTGAATGGGATACAGGTGCAGCTGATGCGGTGGTTCGTGCCGCCGGTGGTAAAGTCACTATTATTGAAAGTGCTGCCAATGTGTTCGATGAACACGCTAAACCTCTTAGCTACAACCAAAAAGAATCCGTTTTAAACCCTTATTTCCTTGTGAGTTGCTGA
- a CDS encoding SLC13 family permease — protein sequence MDINQLLVLAIFTGTLAALILTNKRPSSIFAGTLLALILSQQLSLSNIITNFTNQGLITLILLLIVSTAVDKTSLVKRLGRTLIVASFKRSYWRLFGLTFASSALLNNTAVVASLIGPTKQNQYHPASKLLIPLSYAAILGGTVTLIGTSTNLIVDSFMREHGHAGFNFWDFTLYGLVAGLSCGVLMFLLTPLLPVIENKNRKYNSYFIDAKVEADSELIGKSVEQNHLRNLPELFLIEVVRNGKLISPVNPELVIQQNDKLIFSGDIHKVDNLSHIKGLTLFAESNGLLRENLTEVIISNRAQIIGKTLKSVGFRALFDAAVVAIRRDGETLSGKLGEIKLQAGDFLLLATGPDFVKRQNLTKNFFILSEKKVATKLLEKQEWITLGGFLVTIALAAASLISLATGLVFFLAILVATGVTSTNEVKRHLPLELIVVIVGALSLANALESAGVITTLTHYLEPFMASSSPFVALVVVYLATLLLTEVVTNNAAAALMFPFAYGLVESLGVPLMPFALAVAFAASASFISPYGYQTNLLVFSASNYKMKHFVKFGLPISVCYSSIVLILLKYTYDF from the coding sequence ATGGACATAAACCAGCTTCTGGTATTAGCAATATTTACCGGTACATTAGCGGCGCTTATTCTCACGAATAAGCGCCCTTCTTCAATTTTTGCGGGGACATTGTTAGCACTTATATTAAGTCAGCAATTATCGCTTTCAAACATCATCACCAACTTCACAAACCAAGGATTAATTACCCTTATTCTGCTGTTGATTGTAAGCACAGCAGTAGATAAAACGTCCCTCGTCAAACGGTTGGGCCGCACGCTTATCGTTGCGAGCTTCAAACGCAGTTACTGGCGCTTATTTGGGCTAACGTTTGCTTCTTCAGCATTGTTGAATAACACCGCCGTGGTAGCAAGTTTGATTGGTCCGACTAAACAAAATCAATACCATCCTGCTTCTAAGTTACTTATCCCTCTTTCATACGCAGCAATTTTAGGCGGTACAGTGACACTTATAGGTACCTCCACCAACCTCATAGTTGATAGTTTCATGCGCGAGCATGGTCACGCAGGTTTTAACTTCTGGGACTTTACGCTCTATGGCTTGGTCGCAGGTTTAAGCTGTGGCGTGTTAATGTTTTTGTTAACGCCACTGTTGCCCGTAATCGAAAACAAAAACCGCAAATACAATAGTTATTTTATCGACGCGAAAGTAGAAGCCGATTCTGAATTAATTGGCAAAAGTGTCGAGCAAAACCACTTACGCAATTTACCTGAGCTTTTTTTAATCGAAGTGGTGCGCAACGGTAAACTTATCAGTCCTGTTAACCCTGAGTTAGTCATACAACAAAACGACAAACTGATTTTTTCAGGGGATATACACAAAGTTGATAATTTAAGTCACATCAAGGGATTAACCCTTTTTGCAGAATCAAATGGTTTGTTACGTGAAAACCTTACCGAAGTGATTATTTCTAATCGGGCACAAATCATTGGTAAAACGCTGAAAAGTGTTGGTTTTAGGGCATTATTTGATGCCGCTGTTGTGGCTATCCGTCGAGACGGTGAAACCCTATCAGGAAAATTAGGGGAAATTAAACTCCAAGCAGGTGATTTTTTGCTTTTGGCTACAGGCCCTGACTTCGTCAAGCGCCAAAACTTAACCAAAAACTTTTTCATTTTGTCCGAGAAAAAAGTCGCCACAAAACTCCTCGAAAAACAAGAGTGGATAACCTTAGGCGGTTTTCTAGTCACTATCGCCCTTGCTGCCGCATCCCTCATTTCACTTGCCACAGGTTTAGTGTTTTTCCTAGCGATATTGGTAGCCACTGGCGTTACATCCACCAACGAAGTTAAACGTCACCTACCGTTAGAGCTCATTGTCGTGATTGTCGGCGCCCTTAGCCTGGCTAACGCGTTAGAAAGTGCAGGAGTGATAACCACTCTCACACATTATTTAGAGCCCTTCATGGCAAGCTCCAGTCCATTTGTGGCATTGGTAGTGGTGTATTTAGCAACCTTGTTGTTAACAGAGGTCGTTACCAATAACGCTGCTGCCGCACTGATGTTCCCCTTTGCTTATGGGTTGGTAGAGAGTTTAGGCGTACCTTTGATGCCGTTTGCCTTAGCGGTCGCTTTTGCCGCCAGCGCTAGCTTTATATCGCCCTATGGGTATCAAACCAATTTACTGGTTTTTAGTGCCAGTAATTATAAGATGAAACACTTTGTGAAATTTGGTTTGCCTATTTCAGTTTGTTACTCGAGCATCGTGCTCATCCTACTGAAGTACACATATGACTTTTAA
- the rluF gene encoding 23S rRNA pseudouridine(2604) synthase RluF, with the protein MSDSGFCSRREADKLIDSQRVTINGVIPELGTKVLSGDEVRVDGNLIKASAENKSDRVYLAYHKPVGITCTTERHVKGNIIDAIGHPERIFPIGRLDKPSEGLIFLTSDGDIVNKILRAENAHDKEYIVTVDRPLTERFIHAMGAGVPILDTVTKPCTVTMQSKFVFRIILTQGLNRQIRRMCEYLGYGVTKLKRSRIMSIRLAGLKVGQWRNLTPDEMREISDAVEGSTKTALKTDQKIAANVTDKNAPKTEPTRSSKRSHHRGIKSQVGEAKHGSRRQATNNTAPATPSRGRKPKA; encoded by the coding sequence ATTAGCGACTCAGGTTTCTGCTCTCGTCGCGAAGCAGATAAATTGATAGACAGCCAACGCGTGACGATCAATGGCGTTATTCCTGAATTAGGCACTAAAGTGTTGTCTGGGGATGAAGTGCGCGTTGACGGAAACTTGATTAAAGCGAGTGCCGAGAATAAGTCTGACAGAGTGTATTTGGCATACCATAAACCTGTCGGGATTACGTGCACGACTGAGCGCCACGTCAAAGGGAATATTATCGATGCCATCGGTCATCCCGAGCGCATTTTTCCCATTGGCCGATTAGACAAACCTTCGGAAGGTTTAATTTTTTTGACCAGTGACGGTGACATAGTTAACAAAATTTTGCGCGCTGAAAATGCCCATGACAAAGAGTACATAGTGACGGTGGACCGACCGTTGACAGAGCGTTTTATTCACGCCATGGGAGCCGGAGTACCTATACTCGACACGGTGACTAAGCCCTGTACGGTAACAATGCAGAGTAAATTCGTATTTCGTATTATTTTAACCCAAGGGTTAAATAGGCAAATTCGCCGTATGTGCGAATACTTAGGTTACGGCGTAACCAAGTTAAAACGCAGCCGTATTATGTCAATTCGTTTAGCGGGGCTAAAGGTAGGGCAGTGGCGAAATTTAACCCCTGATGAAATGCGTGAAATTAGTGACGCTGTTGAGGGCTCAACCAAAACAGCACTGAAAACCGATCAGAAAATAGCAGCTAACGTTACCGATAAAAATGCCCCAAAGACTGAGCCAACCCGCTCTTCCAAGCGCAGTCATCATCGAGGGATCAAGTCCCAAGTGGGGGAGGCAAAACACGGAAGTAGACGTCAAGCGACAAACAACACCGCACCGGCCACGCCGAGCCGAGGACGCAAACCTAAGGCGTAA
- the cysD gene encoding sulfate adenylyltransferase subunit CysD produces MTSSIPNVTHLKQLEAESIHIFREVAAEFDNPVMLYSVGKDSSVLLHLARKAFAPGKIPFPLLHVDTTWKFHEMIAFRDQMADKHDLDLLVHINQEGVDMDINPFIHGSAKHTDIMKTVGLKQALNKYKFDAAFGGARRDEEKSRAKERVYSFRDENHRWDPKNQRPELWSIYNSQINKGESIRVFPMSNWTELDIWQYIYMENIEIPSLYLAKPRPVVERDGLLIMVDDERMPLEEGETPEMRSVRFRTLGCYPLTGAVESTANTLPEVIQEMLLTKTSERQGRVIDNDSSGSMEKKKMEGYF; encoded by the coding sequence ATGACTTCGTCGATTCCAAACGTTACACATTTGAAACAGCTTGAAGCGGAAAGTATTCACATTTTTCGTGAAGTAGCCGCTGAATTTGATAACCCAGTAATGCTTTACTCAGTAGGTAAAGACTCTTCTGTGTTGTTACATCTAGCGCGTAAAGCCTTTGCCCCAGGTAAAATCCCCTTTCCTTTGCTGCATGTAGACACCACATGGAAATTCCACGAAATGATTGCCTTTCGTGACCAAATGGCAGACAAGCACGACTTAGACTTGTTGGTTCATATTAACCAAGAAGGCGTGGATATGGACATTAACCCATTTATTCATGGCAGTGCTAAGCATACAGATATTATGAAAACGGTTGGTCTTAAGCAGGCGTTAAACAAATACAAATTCGACGCAGCGTTTGGCGGCGCAAGGCGTGATGAAGAAAAGTCACGTGCCAAAGAGCGCGTGTACTCTTTCCGAGATGAAAACCACCGCTGGGATCCTAAAAACCAACGTCCTGAATTATGGAGTATCTACAATTCACAAATTAACAAGGGCGAAAGCATTCGTGTATTTCCAATGTCGAATTGGACAGAGTTAGATATCTGGCAATACATCTACATGGAAAACATCGAAATTCCTTCTTTATACCTTGCTAAGCCACGCCCAGTAGTAGAGCGCGACGGTTTGCTGATTATGGTTGATGACGAGCGCATGCCGTTAGAAGAAGGTGAAACGCCAGAGATGCGTTCAGTACGTTTTAGAACGTTAGGCTGTTATCCATTAACAGGTGCCGTTGAATCGACTGCGAATACACTACCTGAAGTTATTCAAGAAATGCTACTAACTAAGACCTCTGAGCGCCAAGGGCGAGTCATTGATAATGATTCATCTGGCTCTATGGAGAAGAAAAAAATGGAAGGTTATTTCTAA
- a CDS encoding DUF349 domain-containing protein, translated as MIFKKLFRPKHQDPKPEVRVVAIDSLSPDLPEQKSILHELAFNDEDVNVSLAALTKLNSFVLWYKMAEIAKNERVLKRAQQVVDNTLFDDDESLLSKAQKREFSYECKNSKLLERLIKQPWVQQEPKLVLHILSVLNKPQLALPILLSSDDDVLQSALLAYADSPASLQKIIKKASSESIKSQAQDKLNQLAFAKAQPIEVEKGTRLVLSRLLALKEQRDYRKLVDTRTKLNDEYVIFSAQFDCLSQEKRQEFTAKYTDIINKLDILDAELAPVYQAQQRKRDVIDAVQHATADTQAMLVWLSDILSSDVSSVTLAQTEQAQTEIQNRMSRIDTLLSDANLAGMAVQTKALQALLDALQKRQHTFNHLPAFQDALKQADSLLTDFAQLAIPSQGDDVQSAKSILQSTTQHWFALREAYQDSWPRALDQRFTQLQSTWRSAIKTLSASITQDVNRIRSKAKAIDVLIEQGKYKAAMGLFSKVTKWFEALPEQEKARNERTLEQVSAKIEELKSLQAYIALPRKPALLEEAKALVDAKLPVSLRAEQVKELRRRWNSLGVLNTPDDDVLNKQFDALIELAFAPCREHFEKQQLQRENNLAQKQALINEIGTLAEHGLSADALAKAIQQVQQKWQNVGDVDFTVKTQVNNAYREALAPLKKQVEVYFNENTEMKQALILQAQALSAVEDVNVAIEQAKALQEKWKHVGQTQRKVENALWDQFRKANDVIFAKRKAHNQLQKQEINAQVAAAADILQKLQQAVNEAQTFDELDGTHILQTELEAQLVAMPKASSSGLFRRLSGLIDERQTKLEGLQRQSRAHGVSALFDILKRWETPALPDDIDSLPNQWQQSFKALGQSDVPRLNLTLMLEIVCDVPSPQADEALRKEIQLQLMADKLQQGVEYDKSSLLKLWIQHGPVAKQEQVLLSRAQRCFA; from the coding sequence ATGATATTTAAAAAACTGTTTCGTCCTAAGCATCAAGATCCAAAACCTGAAGTGAGAGTAGTCGCTATTGACTCGTTGTCTCCAGACTTGCCAGAACAAAAGTCAATTCTGCATGAATTGGCGTTCAACGATGAAGATGTGAATGTGAGTTTAGCCGCGCTGACAAAGTTAAATAGCTTCGTGTTGTGGTACAAGATGGCAGAGATAGCCAAAAACGAACGTGTGCTCAAGCGCGCTCAACAAGTCGTTGATAATACACTATTTGACGACGATGAGAGCCTATTGAGTAAAGCTCAGAAACGCGAATTTTCCTATGAGTGTAAAAACAGTAAATTGCTCGAGCGCTTGATTAAGCAGCCTTGGGTGCAGCAAGAGCCTAAATTGGTACTGCATATTTTGTCCGTACTGAATAAACCGCAACTGGCGTTACCTATTCTGTTATCCAGCGATGATGACGTTCTTCAAAGTGCGCTTCTTGCGTATGCGGACAGTCCAGCAAGCTTACAAAAAATAATCAAAAAAGCTTCTAGTGAAAGCATTAAGTCTCAGGCGCAAGATAAGTTAAATCAGTTAGCATTTGCCAAAGCCCAACCGATTGAAGTTGAAAAGGGAACGCGTCTCGTTTTGTCTCGCTTGTTAGCGTTAAAAGAGCAGCGTGATTACCGAAAGTTGGTGGATACTCGAACCAAACTAAATGACGAATACGTAATTTTTTCAGCACAATTCGATTGCTTATCACAAGAGAAACGCCAAGAGTTTACGGCTAAATATACTGATATAATCAATAAGTTAGACATTCTAGATGCAGAATTAGCACCTGTTTATCAGGCGCAGCAGCGCAAACGAGATGTAATAGATGCCGTGCAGCATGCCACGGCAGATACGCAAGCGATGCTCGTGTGGTTGTCAGATATTTTATCAAGCGATGTATCAAGTGTTACGTTGGCACAAACGGAGCAAGCACAAACAGAAATTCAGAATCGTATGTCTCGTATTGACACTTTGTTATCGGATGCCAACTTAGCGGGCATGGCCGTGCAAACGAAAGCGCTACAGGCTTTACTTGATGCCTTACAAAAACGCCAGCACACGTTCAATCATTTACCTGCATTTCAAGATGCCCTAAAACAAGCGGATTCGTTATTGACGGATTTTGCCCAGTTGGCCATCCCTTCTCAAGGGGATGATGTGCAAAGTGCTAAATCGATATTGCAGAGCACGACGCAGCATTGGTTTGCGCTACGTGAAGCATATCAAGACAGTTGGCCTAGAGCGCTTGATCAAAGGTTTACGCAATTACAGAGTACATGGCGCAGTGCAATCAAAACCCTTTCAGCAAGTATTACTCAAGATGTGAACCGTATCCGCAGTAAAGCTAAGGCCATTGATGTGCTTATCGAACAGGGAAAATACAAAGCGGCCATGGGTCTCTTTTCCAAGGTCACTAAATGGTTTGAAGCGTTACCTGAACAAGAAAAAGCTCGCAATGAGCGCACACTCGAACAGGTCAGCGCTAAAATAGAGGAATTAAAGTCGTTGCAGGCCTACATCGCCTTGCCGCGAAAGCCCGCTTTGCTTGAAGAAGCAAAAGCGTTAGTTGATGCTAAATTGCCAGTATCATTGCGGGCAGAGCAGGTGAAAGAGCTGCGTCGACGTTGGAATAGTTTGGGTGTGTTGAATACACCTGACGATGATGTGCTCAATAAGCAGTTTGACGCGTTAATTGAACTTGCTTTTGCGCCTTGTCGCGAACACTTTGAAAAGCAACAGTTGCAGCGCGAAAATAACCTTGCGCAAAAACAGGCTCTGATCAACGAGATTGGCACATTAGCTGAGCATGGTTTATCGGCTGATGCGTTAGCAAAAGCGATTCAACAGGTGCAGCAGAAGTGGCAAAACGTCGGTGATGTTGATTTCACTGTTAAAACACAAGTGAACAATGCTTATCGTGAAGCCTTGGCGCCGTTGAAGAAACAAGTCGAAGTGTATTTCAATGAGAATACTGAGATGAAGCAAGCGCTTATCCTGCAAGCACAAGCATTGTCAGCGGTCGAAGATGTTAATGTCGCTATTGAGCAAGCCAAAGCATTACAAGAAAAGTGGAAACACGTAGGCCAGACCCAACGTAAAGTTGAAAATGCCTTGTGGGATCAATTTCGAAAAGCCAATGATGTGATTTTTGCTAAGCGCAAAGCGCACAATCAGCTACAGAAGCAGGAAATTAACGCGCAAGTAGCCGCCGCAGCTGACATATTGCAAAAATTGCAACAGGCGGTTAATGAAGCCCAAACGTTTGATGAATTGGATGGCACTCACATTTTGCAAACTGAGCTAGAGGCACAATTGGTAGCGATGCCTAAAGCGTCAAGCTCTGGTTTATTTCGTCGCTTATCCGGGCTTATTGATGAACGACAAACCAAATTGGAGGGGTTGCAGCGCCAATCTAGAGCCCACGGTGTGAGCGCACTATTTGATATACTAAAGCGCTGGGAAACGCCTGCTTTGCCTGACGATATAGACTCATTGCCTAACCAATGGCAGCAGTCGTTTAAAGCTCTTGGGCAAAGTGACGTACCTCGTCTTAACTTAACCTTGATGCTAGAAATAGTATGCGATGTCCCTTCGCCACAAGCTGACGAAGCGTTGCGTAAAGAAATACAGCTGCAATTGATGGCCGATAAACTTCAGCAAGGCGTTGAATATGACAAATCGTCATTACTGAAGTTATGGATACAACATGGCCCTGTCGCAAAACAAGAGCAGGTGTTGTTATCCCGTGCTCAACGATGCTTTGCTTAG
- a CDS encoding EAL and HDOD domain-containing protein, whose translation MNFYAARQPILHADKTLFAYELLFRDSLENTFPNINEDEATAKMVAGLQFNLGLDSLLPDTLAFINFTHNSLLDGYPLMLPKEKIVVEILETVKPGKKLLNACIDLKKKGYIVALDDYVHQGVWLHFFPYIDIIKIDYQDTSHEQILKIIEAIKPFPKVKLLAEKIETHQEYLQALEYGCCYFQGYFFSKPEIIKNTALTPSQMSIAKLMGEMAKEDPKIEIITQAFESDVSLSFKLLRYAQSPIFKRTKQIETIKQAIVVLGQTELRRFVSLLFTAQFSEGKPAELTVMSLSRARYCELLTEYSNQRDGVASAFLVGLLSLLDAMLDADIADLMEKLPISQNIKDSIVLRQGEQAKYLMLSEFFEEGRWSDVNRLCENLDVNFDDAFSMFQQSQLWAKERLQALK comes from the coding sequence ATGAACTTTTATGCCGCTAGGCAACCGATATTACATGCAGATAAAACACTGTTTGCTTATGAATTGTTATTTCGGGATAGTTTGGAGAATACCTTTCCAAATATAAATGAAGATGAAGCTACAGCGAAAATGGTCGCTGGGCTTCAATTCAATCTAGGGTTAGACAGCTTGTTGCCTGACACGCTAGCGTTCATAAACTTTACACATAATTCGTTATTAGACGGGTATCCTTTGATGCTACCTAAAGAGAAGATTGTAGTAGAGATTTTAGAAACGGTTAAACCAGGTAAAAAACTACTTAATGCGTGTATCGATCTAAAGAAAAAGGGCTATATCGTTGCCCTTGATGACTATGTTCACCAAGGAGTCTGGCTGCATTTCTTTCCTTATATCGATATTATTAAAATTGACTATCAAGATACCTCACATGAGCAAATTCTAAAGATAATAGAAGCGATAAAGCCCTTCCCCAAGGTAAAATTGTTAGCAGAAAAGATTGAAACCCACCAAGAATACTTACAAGCACTGGAGTATGGCTGTTGTTATTTTCAAGGCTACTTTTTCAGTAAACCAGAGATTATAAAAAACACAGCCTTAACGCCTTCGCAAATGTCCATAGCGAAATTAATGGGGGAAATGGCCAAAGAAGACCCCAAAATTGAGATTATCACTCAAGCGTTTGAATCTGATGTGAGTCTCTCTTTTAAATTGCTGCGTTATGCCCAATCGCCGATTTTTAAACGCACCAAACAAATTGAGACGATAAAACAAGCTATTGTGGTGTTGGGGCAAACTGAGCTTAGGCGTTTTGTGTCGTTACTTTTTACTGCTCAATTCAGTGAAGGCAAGCCTGCTGAGCTTACCGTGATGTCACTTTCGCGGGCTCGTTATTGTGAACTACTCACAGAATATTCCAATCAACGCGACGGCGTGGCATCCGCTTTCTTGGTTGGGCTTTTGTCATTACTTGACGCCATGTTGGATGCTGATATCGCAGACCTTATGGAAAAACTGCCTATATCTCAGAATATCAAAGACAGTATCGTGCTACGTCAGGGGGAACAGGCCAAATACTTAATGCTGAGCGAATTTTTTGAGGAAGGTCGATGGAGTGATGTCAATCGCCTGTGTGAAAATCTCGACGTTAATTTTGATGATGCATTTTCAATGTTTCAACAATCTCAACTATGGGCAAAAGAAAGACTCCAGGCTTTAAAGTAA
- the cysN gene encoding sulfate adenylyltransferase subunit CysN, with product MNSENALLQSDILAYLEQHEQKDMLRFLTCGSVDDGKSTLIGRLLHDSKMIYEDQLAAITKDSKKSGTTGDKVDLALLVDGLASEREQGITIDVAYRYFSTDKRKFIIADTPGHEQYTRNMVTGASTCDLAIILVDARAGVKTQTRRHSFLVSLLGIKHVIVAINKMDLMEFSEEVYENIKKDYLVFSEQLDIPDIQFVPISALDGDNVVNKSENTPWFEGSTLMKTLENIEIGNDANIDDFRFPVQYVNRPNLNFRGFAGTVVSGQIKKGDKITALPSGKQSTVRSIVGFEGEQEVAYTPLTTTITLEDEIDISRGDMIVKSDNLPLQSSAYEVNLVWMDETPLMPNKQYGFKFATKFVPGSVTDIEHQIDVNTMEHKEAVRLNLNEIGVGKIKLTQSVACDPYTKNRETGAFIIIDRLTNSTVGAGMVIDAIQDSGTKTEYSEFELEFNTLVRKHFPHWNATDITKL from the coding sequence ATGAATAGTGAAAACGCGTTATTACAATCTGACATCCTGGCGTACCTCGAACAGCATGAGCAAAAAGACATGCTGCGTTTTTTAACCTGCGGTAGCGTAGATGATGGTAAAAGCACCCTAATTGGTCGTTTATTACACGACTCGAAAATGATTTACGAAGATCAGCTTGCCGCCATCACCAAAGACAGTAAGAAGTCTGGTACCACTGGCGACAAAGTAGATTTAGCCTTGTTGGTAGATGGCTTAGCGTCTGAGCGTGAGCAAGGGATCACCATTGATGTGGCATATCGTTACTTCTCAACGGATAAACGTAAGTTTATCATCGCCGATACTCCGGGACATGAGCAATATACCCGCAACATGGTAACGGGTGCATCAACATGTGATTTGGCCATCATATTGGTAGATGCTCGTGCTGGAGTTAAAACCCAAACCCGTCGTCATTCATTTTTGGTTTCATTGCTTGGCATCAAACACGTCATCGTAGCAATCAACAAAATGGATTTAATGGAGTTCAGTGAAGAAGTGTACGAGAATATCAAGAAAGACTACTTGGTCTTTTCTGAACAACTAGATATTCCTGATATTCAGTTCGTGCCTATCTCAGCCCTTGATGGCGATAATGTGGTTAATAAGAGCGAGAATACTCCTTGGTTTGAAGGCTCTACGTTAATGAAAACCTTGGAAAATATTGAAATTGGTAATGACGCCAATATCGATGATTTCCGTTTCCCCGTGCAATATGTAAACCGCCCCAATCTTAACTTCCGTGGTTTTGCTGGCACAGTTGTGTCTGGCCAAATCAAAAAAGGCGATAAGATCACCGCGCTTCCGTCGGGCAAACAATCTACCGTGCGCTCTATTGTCGGTTTTGAAGGCGAGCAAGAGGTGGCTTATACACCGCTTACCACGACCATCACCCTTGAAGATGAAATCGATATCTCTCGTGGTGACATGATTGTCAAATCTGACAACTTGCCTTTACAAAGCAGTGCTTATGAAGTCAATTTAGTGTGGATGGACGAAACACCGTTAATGCCAAACAAACAATACGGTTTCAAATTTGCTACTAAGTTTGTACCAGGTAGCGTAACGGACATCGAACACCAGATTGATGTAAATACCATGGAGCACAAAGAAGCAGTAAGGCTTAATTTGAATGAAATTGGTGTTGGAAAAATCAAGCTTACCCAGTCAGTTGCCTGTGACCCATACACCAAAAACCGTGAAACCGGTGCGTTCATTATTATTGACCGATTAACCAATAGCACAGTCGGTGCAGGTATGGTGATTGATGCCATTCAAGATTCAGGTACGAAAACAGAATATTCTGAGTTTGAACTTGAATTTAATACCTTGGTTAGAAAGCATTTTCCACATTGGAATGCCACTGACATCACTAAGCTGTAG
- the cysC gene encoding adenylyl-sulfate kinase, whose translation MENNIVWHQHEVDKRRRADAKGQKPCVVWLTGLSGSGKSTIANLLEKKLADNGKHTYLLDGDNVRHGLNGDLTFSDKDRVENIRRISELSKLFVDSGLIVITAFISPFKSERDYCRSLLEQNEFVEVFVDTPLEECEKRDPKGLYQKARSGEITDFTGISSPYEAPESPEITLNFSGQSAQESAEQLFTQLKQKGLID comes from the coding sequence ATGGAAAACAACATTGTTTGGCATCAGCACGAGGTTGACAAACGTCGCCGCGCTGACGCTAAAGGGCAAAAGCCGTGTGTGGTTTGGCTGACTGGGTTAAGCGGTTCTGGCAAGTCGACCATCGCTAATTTGTTAGAAAAAAAATTAGCCGATAACGGCAAGCACACCTACTTACTTGACGGCGACAATGTTCGTCATGGTCTCAATGGTGATTTGACCTTTAGCGACAAAGATCGGGTTGAAAACATTCGCCGCATAAGTGAGTTATCCAAACTCTTCGTAGATTCAGGCTTGATTGTCATCACCGCATTTATCTCACCGTTTAAGAGTGAACGTGATTACTGCCGCTCTCTGCTTGAGCAAAACGAATTTGTTGAGGTGTTCGTCGATACACCATTAGAGGAATGCGAAAAACGCGATCCTAAAGGGTTGTATCAAAAAGCGCGTTCTGGCGAAATTACTGATTTTACCGGTATCAGCTCACCCTATGAAGCGCCAGAATCTCCTGAGATCACCCTTAATTTCAGCGGACAAAGCGCCCAGGAATCTGCGGAACAACTGTTCACTCAATTAAAGCAAAAAGGATTGATTGACTAA